A part of Candidatus Lernaella stagnicola genomic DNA contains:
- a CDS encoding CoA-transferase encodes MSETTYNSSELLICLAGRLVEDGAMAFIGTGIPMLAASLAQRRQAPNMVPIFEFGGLGAKLEKLPLAVGDMRTFNKAMVASSICEVMETAQRGFIEYGFIGGAQIDMYGNLNSTLIGTPDAVKVRLPGSGGANDIGSLIWRTIAIMRHDKRRFVEKLDFLTTPGYLHGPGSREAAGLPPGTGPYRVVSNLGIMGFDEQSKRMTLLSVNPGVTIAQVVENTGFELLVADEVTENAPPTAEELRILREDVDPDGLYR; translated from the coding sequence ATGAGCGAGACGACTTACAACTCCAGCGAACTGCTGATTTGCCTGGCCGGCCGCCTGGTGGAAGACGGCGCGATGGCCTTTATCGGCACGGGCATTCCGATGCTCGCCGCCTCCCTGGCGCAACGGCGGCAGGCGCCGAACATGGTGCCGATTTTCGAATTCGGCGGCCTGGGCGCGAAGCTCGAGAAGCTGCCGCTGGCGGTGGGCGACATGCGCACGTTCAACAAGGCGATGGTGGCCTCGAGCATCTGCGAGGTGATGGAGACGGCGCAGCGCGGTTTCATCGAGTACGGCTTCATCGGCGGGGCGCAGATCGACATGTACGGCAACCTGAACTCGACGCTGATCGGCACGCCGGACGCGGTGAAGGTGCGGCTGCCGGGCTCGGGCGGGGCGAACGACATCGGCTCGCTGATCTGGCGGACGATCGCCATCATGCGGCACGACAAGCGGCGCTTTGTCGAGAAGCTCGACTTCCTGACCACGCCGGGCTACCTGCACGGCCCCGGCTCGCGCGAGGCGGCGGGGCTGCCGCCGGGCACCGGCCCGTACCGAGTGGTAAGCAACCTGGGCATCATGGGTTTTGACGAGCAGAGCAAGCGGATGACGCTGCTGTCGGTCAACCCGGGCGTCACGATCGCGCAGGTGGTGGAGAATACGGGCTTTGAGTTGCTGGTGGCCGACGAGGTCACCGAGAACGCGCCGCCCACCGCCGAGGAACTGCGCATCCTGCGCGAGGATGTCGACCCCGACGGGCTTTATCGGTAG
- a CDS encoding CoA-transferase, with amino-acid sequence MSDTQFEFPRQGCRTLIKAPDPAALRAVNRERNKALVDKRVSEDEAIERFVNEGDYLGFELYGTVRCPMSLTRALIRSGKTGFDLAGQGVHEADLLLAASLIKRIDCTYIGQEVYGVSPLLRREVESGRVEEVVEWSNGAITWRFKAAAMGLPFLPTYSMLGSDTFNYSAAKVIDCPFTGKPVALLPALVLNVGFIHVSRADKFGNCQVDGVSGFAAEMARASKKLIISTEEIVDTEVFRREPERTIIPWYNVDAVVHAPYGSWPGEMTGVYERDEEHYRMFLELVKTPEGTEQYMRQWVRDLPNHQALIEKIGADRLAAIRIDT; translated from the coding sequence ATGAGCGACACGCAGTTTGAGTTTCCGCGACAAGGCTGCCGGACGCTGATCAAAGCGCCCGACCCCGCCGCGTTGCGCGCGGTGAATCGGGAACGGAACAAGGCGCTGGTGGACAAGCGCGTGAGCGAGGACGAGGCCATCGAGCGCTTCGTGAACGAGGGCGATTACCTCGGCTTCGAACTCTACGGCACGGTGCGCTGCCCGATGTCGCTGACGCGGGCGCTGATCCGCAGCGGCAAGACGGGTTTCGACCTGGCCGGGCAAGGCGTGCACGAGGCCGATCTGCTGCTGGCGGCGAGCCTCATCAAGCGCATCGATTGCACGTACATCGGGCAGGAAGTGTACGGCGTGAGCCCGCTGCTGCGGCGCGAGGTGGAATCGGGCCGCGTCGAGGAAGTGGTCGAGTGGTCCAACGGCGCGATCACCTGGCGCTTCAAGGCCGCCGCGATGGGCCTGCCCTTTTTGCCGACCTACTCGATGCTCGGCTCCGACACCTTCAACTACAGCGCGGCCAAGGTGATCGACTGCCCCTTCACCGGTAAGCCGGTGGCGCTGCTGCCCGCGTTGGTGCTGAACGTGGGTTTCATTCACGTCAGCCGGGCCGACAAGTTCGGCAACTGCCAGGTGGACGGCGTGAGCGGGTTTGCCGCGGAGATGGCGCGGGCGTCCAAGAAGCTGATCATCTCGACCGAGGAAATCGTCGACACCGAGGTGTTCCGGCGCGAGCCCGAGCGGACGATCATCCCCTGGTACAACGTGGACGCCGTGGTGCACGCGCCCTACGGCTCATGGCCCGGCGAAATGACCGGCGTCTACGAACGCGACGAAGAGCACTACCGCATGTTCCTGGAACTGGTCAAAACGCCCGAGGGCACCGAGCAATACATGCGCCAATGGGTGCGCGATCTTCCCAACCACCAGGCGTTGATCGAGAAGATCGGCGCGGACCGCCTCGCGGCGATCCGAATCGACACGTGA
- a CDS encoding beta-propeller domain-containing protein: MKFGKWIMYGWLAFALVASFRLAACATGDGDSDIYTDKAGLYRCRDCGDVITWLQQNATMEMERAIDAIYSEDWYEVPEDDWSNEDDTAAPGGDDDDFAADDDQAGGEMGDDDGGTGDGDARGDDYTDTNVQEEGVDEADMVKTDGNYLYLVTGGYFILFDANPQVSTEEISRVDIEGYVSDMYLYGDKALVFSRVTRDQAPAELWPDVPEDERYWNVVKVSIVDHSDKTDPFVEREMYVEGELVSSRMIDAGVRIVTTVHKTLAGLEYYLDGYDYTPEELEVALEELKAQNRAIIEESTLEDWLPRYYNVIHTAGGMETETGLLSECPDHYRPEDPMGTAILSVLTVRMDDPTARQLDISIIADGYMVYASQENLYVSGTIDTAWGWVEPEQFDDLSPIHRFDIASNPEEAVYKGSAEVRGWMLNQFSMSEWQGHLRVATSYGGWRTGTPERNGVFCFSLDDQQGLVPAGSLENLALDEQIYAARMMGPRGYLVTFEQTDPLFTIDLSDPENPTLVGELEIPGFSTYLHPMGEDYLLAVGQGGDEWGSDGTLALSLFDVSDFANPQKLWGHNFGWVGSAAAYDHHAFLYDPSRDLLAIPIIDWGYGDDWGDEDETVPGDDPVADDDEPGADDDEPVTDDDDEPGSGDAFAGVVVMDVTVADGFAELARIDHSLIEPEAGSDDYWGLPEPRRSVRIGDYLFTISTFGLVVTEIGTWDNEQEISLPWEEEYYGWDDGWEDGGDVPPEGTDGEGSDSSGGDDI; the protein is encoded by the coding sequence ATGAAGTTTGGAAAATGGATTATGTACGGCTGGCTGGCCTTCGCGCTGGTTGCCTCGTTTAGGTTGGCGGCCTGCGCCACCGGCGACGGCGACAGCGACATATATACCGACAAGGCCGGTCTTTATCGATGCCGCGATTGCGGCGACGTCATTACCTGGTTACAGCAAAACGCGACGATGGAAATGGAACGAGCGATCGACGCCATCTACAGCGAAGACTGGTACGAGGTTCCTGAAGACGACTGGAGCAACGAAGACGACACCGCCGCTCCCGGTGGCGACGACGACGATTTCGCCGCCGACGATGATCAGGCCGGCGGCGAAATGGGAGACGATGACGGCGGCACCGGCGACGGTGACGCGCGCGGCGACGATTATACCGACACCAACGTGCAGGAAGAGGGCGTGGATGAGGCCGACATGGTCAAAACCGACGGCAACTACCTCTACCTGGTCACCGGCGGCTACTTCATTCTTTTCGACGCCAATCCGCAGGTCAGCACCGAGGAAATCTCTCGCGTCGATATCGAGGGATACGTCAGCGACATGTACCTCTACGGCGACAAGGCGCTGGTCTTTTCGCGCGTGACCCGCGACCAAGCGCCCGCCGAACTTTGGCCCGACGTGCCCGAGGATGAGCGTTACTGGAACGTAGTGAAAGTCTCGATCGTCGACCACTCCGACAAAACCGATCCCTTCGTCGAGCGCGAAATGTACGTCGAGGGCGAATTGGTCAGCAGCCGCATGATCGACGCGGGCGTGCGCATCGTCACCACGGTGCATAAGACGCTCGCCGGTCTGGAGTACTACCTCGACGGCTACGACTACACGCCTGAAGAACTCGAGGTCGCGCTGGAAGAACTCAAGGCGCAAAACCGGGCGATCATCGAAGAAAGCACTCTCGAAGATTGGCTGCCCCGCTACTACAACGTCATTCACACCGCGGGCGGCATGGAAACCGAAACCGGCCTGCTGTCGGAGTGTCCCGACCATTACCGGCCGGAAGATCCGATGGGCACGGCCATTCTCTCCGTGTTGACCGTGCGCATGGACGACCCCACGGCCCGGCAACTCGACATCTCGATTATTGCCGATGGGTACATGGTCTACGCCAGCCAAGAGAACCTCTACGTCAGCGGCACCATCGACACCGCCTGGGGTTGGGTGGAACCCGAGCAGTTTGACGACTTGAGCCCCATCCACCGCTTCGACATCGCCTCCAATCCGGAAGAGGCCGTCTACAAGGGTAGCGCGGAAGTGCGGGGTTGGATGCTCAACCAATTCTCCATGAGCGAGTGGCAGGGTCACCTGCGCGTGGCGACTTCATACGGCGGCTGGCGCACCGGTACGCCGGAGCGCAACGGCGTTTTCTGCTTCAGTCTGGATGACCAGCAGGGCCTCGTGCCCGCCGGTTCGCTGGAAAACCTGGCCCTCGACGAGCAAATCTACGCCGCCCGCATGATGGGCCCGCGCGGTTACCTGGTCACCTTTGAGCAAACCGACCCGCTGTTCACCATCGACTTGTCCGACCCGGAAAACCCAACCCTCGTCGGCGAACTCGAAATTCCCGGCTTCTCCACCTACCTGCACCCGATGGGCGAGGATTACCTGCTGGCCGTCGGGCAGGGCGGCGATGAGTGGGGCAGCGACGGCACTTTGGCGCTTTCGCTGTTTGACGTGAGCGACTTCGCCAATCCGCAGAAACTGTGGGGACACAACTTCGGTTGGGTGGGGTCGGCCGCGGCGTACGACCATCACGCCTTCCTCTACGATCCCAGCCGCGACCTGTTGGCGATCCCGATCATTGATTGGGGGTACGGCGACGACTGGGGTGACGAGGATGAAACCGTGCCTGGTGACGACCCCGTTGCCGATGACGACGAACCGGGCGCCGATGACGACGAACCGGTCACCGACGATGACGACGAACCCGGCAGCGGCGACGCATTTGCCGGCGTGGTCGTGATGGATGTCACCGTAGCCGACGGCTTTGCCGAGTTGGCACGGATCGATCACAGCCTAATCGAACCGGAAGCCGGTAGCGACGACTATTGGGGACTTCCCGAACCGCGGCGCTCCGTGCGCATCGGCGACTACTTGTTCACGATCAGCACCTTCGGGCTGGTTGTTACCGAAATCGGCACCTGGGACAACGAGCAGGAAATCAGCCTGCCCTGGGAAGAGGAATACTACGGCTGGGATGACGGTTGGGAAGACGGTGGCGACGTGCCGCCGGAAGGTACCGACGGCGAAGGTTCCGACAGTTCCGGTGGCGACGATATCTAA
- the speB gene encoding agmatinase codes for MAEHFFDIPASFAEREKAGAAIVSIPFEKTVSYGGGTARGPAAIFEASCQVEYFDEVLQREPYRAGIFSEAIPDSAEVSALSPEAMIERFSGIVGGHLDEGRFPVVLGGEHTVTLAPFDAAVRRHPDLHVLHLDAHADLRDTYEDDPFSHACVARRMVEKAPIVQIGIRSYDKEQADALKDLPVHMLHAHEIRAGRDMAAFADEHLGETVYLTIDLDAFDPSIMPATGTPEPGGLLWNEVDALLAWLFAHRRVVAMDVVELAPIDGLRAPDFLAARLVYRCIGRRAARK; via the coding sequence ATGGCCGAGCACTTTTTCGATATCCCCGCCTCGTTCGCCGAGCGGGAAAAAGCGGGCGCGGCGATTGTCTCGATTCCCTTCGAAAAAACCGTTTCCTACGGCGGCGGCACGGCACGCGGCCCGGCGGCGATCTTCGAGGCGAGTTGTCAGGTGGAATACTTCGACGAAGTGCTGCAGCGCGAACCGTATCGCGCGGGCATCTTCAGCGAGGCGATTCCCGATTCGGCGGAGGTGTCGGCCCTGTCGCCGGAGGCCATGATTGAACGCTTTTCCGGCATCGTCGGCGGGCATCTGGACGAAGGCCGGTTCCCGGTGGTGCTCGGAGGCGAACATACGGTGACGCTGGCCCCCTTCGACGCGGCGGTGCGGCGGCATCCGGATTTGCACGTGCTGCACCTGGACGCTCACGCCGACCTGCGCGACACCTACGAGGACGACCCGTTTTCGCACGCCTGCGTGGCGCGGCGCATGGTGGAAAAGGCGCCGATCGTGCAAATCGGCATCCGATCCTACGACAAAGAGCAGGCCGATGCGTTGAAGGATTTACCGGTTCACATGCTGCACGCGCACGAAATCCGCGCGGGGCGCGACATGGCCGCGTTTGCCGATGAGCACCTGGGTGAAACGGTGTATTTGACCATCGATCTGGACGCGTTCGATCCGTCGATCATGCCCGCCACCGGCACGCCCGAGCCCGGCGGTCTGCTGTGGAATGAAGTGGACGCGCTGCTGGCGTGGCTGTTCGCCCACCGGCGCGTCGTGGCGATGGACGTGGTGGAACTCGCGCCGATCGACGGCCTGCGCGCGCCGGACTTCCTGGCCGCGCGGCTGGTGTATCGCTGCATCGGGCGGCGGGCGGCGCGCAAATAA